In Chryseobacterium sp. C-71, the genomic window GAAATCAAAAATCAGAAAAATAGGAGACTGGAAACTCTTAAAGTCTACCCGTGAAAAGCACAACCTCGAAGTCATTACGATCAATATTGCTGTAATCCTTGGTGTTTTTGTAGCCGCTGCGATTCTGCAGGTTAATTAAAATTAAATAAAATGATAACAATTATTCTATTAATCACTGCGGTTGTGTTATTTGTTTTGTTTTACCGTCTTGTTGAATATTTCGACAAAATCTAAAATGTTAAACAAAATAAACAGATTCACCGCTGTAGAATATCTGAAAGTTTTTTTTCCGTCGGTTCGAAGAGAGATTGTTGCACTTTCTGAGCAAAACAATTTCCCGGGAGTGATACAGGTTATGATTGATAATATGAAAATAGATACGCAAAAATCAAACGTACAGAAAATCAATATTTCAATCAAAAGAATGTACTGGATTTACAAAAACGGAAATTCTTACATCAGATACATTATAGAGAATCTCTTTATACGCTCATTTGCAAGTCTGAGGAAAAGTCTAAAACCGCAACAGTGGAGATTTCTGTATCAGGAAATCCCAAAAGATTTTAGAATGGTATACAGCGAACAAACAAAAAAAGATCAAGATCTAAAATTCTAAAAATGACCCTACTATTTTTTATATCAATAGCCATATTCATTTATATCTGCTATGTGCTCGTAAAGCCGGAAAAATTTTAAAACCAATTAATAAGCAAATGAACCGTAAGATCATACATCAAATAAAAGAGTGGGGAATTCTGATTTTCTGGATCAGCTTCATCATTGCTTTTTTGTACTTGGTGATTACCGTAAAAGAATTTGCACTAATTCATTAAACAAACTATGAACACTGAAATTTTAGGCGTTGTAGCAATGTTTGTCATAACATTGCTGTTGGCGATACCTTTTGGAAAGTATATTTCAAAAGTATTCACAGGAGAAAAAACATTTCTGGATCCTGTTTTCAAACCCGTAGAAAGATTTTTCTACAAAATATCAGGAATCGATCCTGATCATGAAATGAACTGGAAACAGCATCTGATCGCACTTTTAACCATCAACTTTTTATGGTTTTTCATCAGTATGCTCGTTCTGATGAATATGAGCTGGCTTCCGCTCAATCCGGACGGAAATCCGGGTATGTCGCCGGATCTGGCATTTAATACAACAATTTCTTTCCTCGTCAATTGTAATTTACAGCATTATTCAGGTGAAACAGGATTAAGTTATCTCGGACAGATATGGCTGATGTTTCTTCAATTTGTTTCCGCTGCAACAGGGATCGCAGCAGCAATCGTTGTATTCAAAGCTTTCCGCGAAAAAACAACCGAAAAACTAGGTAATTTTTATGATTATTTGCTAAAATCAATCACAAGAATTTTGCTGCCTCTTTCATTCTTAATGGGTTTAGTATTGGTTTTTCAGGGAATGCCGATGACGTTTGAAGGAAAGGATAAGATGATTACGCTGGAAGGTAAAAATATGGAAGTTTCTACAGGACCTGTTGCTGCTTTTGTGCCTATAAAACATATAGGAACGAATGGCGGTGGATTTTTTGGAGTAAATTCAGCTCATCCGCTAGAAAACCCGAACTATTTTACCAATATGGTAGAAATGGTTTCACAGTTGATTATTCCAATGGCAATGGTTTTTGCTTTTGGTTATTTCATCAGAAGAAATAAATTTGGATACATGATTTTTGGAGTCATGACCATCGGATTTCTTTTACTTGCAGTTCCTACAGTTGTAATGGAAATGAACGGAAATCCTGCAATCAGCCAGATGGGAATTGATCAGTCACTCGGTGCAATGGAAGGAAAAGAAATCCGTTTTGGTTCTGCCGCTTCAGGATTCTGGAGTATTGTAACTACGGTTATTTCTACGGGTTCTGTGAACTCAATGCACGACAGTTCGATGCCGCTTTCCGGGATGACACAGATGCTTGCGATGATGGTTAACGCATTTTTTGGCGGTGACGGAGTAGGGATCTTAAATATATTCATCTACATCATTCTTGCAGTGTTCATCAGCGGATTGATGGTCGGCCGTACTCCGGAATTTATGGGCAAAAAGATTGAAGCCAGAGAAATGAAAATTGCGATGATCATTGCATTGCTTCATCCGTTTCTTATTTTGGTAGGTGCAGCAATAGCTGCTTATTTCCCCGCAGTCGGAACTTCTACACTCAATAATCCTGGATTCCACGGTTTCAGTGAAGTGCTTTACGAATATACATCTTCAGCAGCCAACAACGGAAGTGGTTTTGAAGGTCTGGGTGATAATAATCCTTTCTGGAATATTTCTACAGGAATTGTCTTGTTGGTCGGTCGTTTCTTACCGATTATCGGTCCTGTAGCAATTGCCGGATTACTGGCTCAGAAAAAATATATTCCTGAAGGAGAAGGAACGCTGAAAACAGATACTTCAACATTCGGACTGATGACTTTTGCAGTGATCGCAATTATTGCAGCATTATCATTCTTCCCGGCATTGGCATTGGGTCCAATTGCAGAATATTTTTCATTAAGATAAATTAAAATAACAGATTAAAAATGGCTCAAAATAAATCTTTGTTTCAAAAAGAATTGGTTCAGGAAGCATTGAAACAGTCTTTTGTGAAACTGAATCCGAAACTGATGTTTAAAAATCCCGTCATGTTTCTTGTATGGCTCGGTACATTGGTGATGTTTTTTGTAAGCGTGTGGACTTTGACAGGAGAAAAATCTCAGGGAAGTTTTGCTTACAATTTCACGGTATTCATCATTCTTTTACTCACCGTTCTGTTTGGGAATTTTGCCGAAGCAATTGCCGAAGCAAGAGGAAAAGCCCAGGCAGACAGTCTTCGTAAAACCAGAGAAGAAACGCCTGCAAAACTTCAAAATGGCGAAACAATTTCTTCATCTAAATTACAGAAAGGAGATGTTTTCGTTTGCGAAGCCGGAGATATCATCCCTTCAGACGGAGAGATCATCGAAGGGCTTGCAACAATTGATGAAAGTGCGATTACCGGAGAATCTGCTCCTGTCATTCGTGAATCTGGAGGTGATAAAAGTTCTGTAACAGGAGGAACAAAAGTTTTGTCGGATAAAATTGTTGTACAGGTTACAACGCAACCCGGAGAAAGCTTTTTAGATAAAATGATTGCCTTGGTAGAAGGTGCTTCAAGACAAAAAACGCCTAATGAAATTGCCTTGACGATTTTGCTGGCAGGTTTTACATTGGTTTTTATTATCGTTTGTGTGACCTTGAAACCGTTTGCAGATTATTCTAATGTCACGATTACCATTGCATCATTTATCTCACTTTTTGTTTGTTTAATTCCTACTACTATTGGCGGATTGTTATCTGCCATCGGAATTGCCGGGATGGACAGAGCATTGCGTGCCAATGTCATCACCAAAAGCGGTAGAGCAGTAGAAACAGCTGGAGATATCGACGTTTTACTTTTAGATAAAACAGGGACAATCACCATCGGAAACCGTAAGGCAACAAGTTTTTATCCTGCTAACCAAGTTGATGAAAAACAATTAATCAAAGCGGCTGTTTTGAGTTCAATGGCAGATGAAACTCCCGAAGGAAAATCAATCATTGAGTTGGCGGGAATCAATCCTTTAAGCTATGAAATCAGTAATCCTCAGTTTATCAAATTTACCGCAGAAACCAGAAGTTCAGGAATTGATTACGACGGAAACCGCATCCGAAAAGGAGCAACCGACGCCATCAGAAAAATATCTGAAGCTGCTGGAAATATTTTTCCACAAGAAATTGATTTAAAAGTTAAAGAAATTTCTCAGAATGGAGGAACGCCACTCGTAGTTTCAGAAAATGAAAATGTTTTGGGATTGATTGAACTTCAGGATATCATTAAACCAGGAATCAGCGAACGTTTTGAACGTCTCCGAAAAATGGGTATTAAAACAGTGATGGTCACCGGTGACAATCCACTGACTGCAAAATTTATTGCTGAAAAAGCGGGTGTTGACGATTTTATTGCCGAAGCGAAACCGGAAGATAAAATGAACTACATCAAAAAAGAACAGCAGGAAGGTCGTCTGGTTGCCATGATGGGAGACGGTACCAAT contains:
- the kdpA gene encoding potassium-transporting ATPase subunit KdpA; this translates as MNTEILGVVAMFVITLLLAIPFGKYISKVFTGEKTFLDPVFKPVERFFYKISGIDPDHEMNWKQHLIALLTINFLWFFISMLVLMNMSWLPLNPDGNPGMSPDLAFNTTISFLVNCNLQHYSGETGLSYLGQIWLMFLQFVSAATGIAAAIVVFKAFREKTTEKLGNFYDYLLKSITRILLPLSFLMGLVLVFQGMPMTFEGKDKMITLEGKNMEVSTGPVAAFVPIKHIGTNGGGFFGVNSAHPLENPNYFTNMVEMVSQLIIPMAMVFAFGYFIRRNKFGYMIFGVMTIGFLLLAVPTVVMEMNGNPAISQMGIDQSLGAMEGKEIRFGSAASGFWSIVTTVISTGSVNSMHDSSMPLSGMTQMLAMMVNAFFGGDGVGILNIFIYIILAVFISGLMVGRTPEFMGKKIEAREMKIAMIIALLHPFLILVGAAIAAYFPAVGTSTLNNPGFHGFSEVLYEYTSSAANNGSGFEGLGDNNPFWNISTGIVLLVGRFLPIIGPVAIAGLLAQKKYIPEGEGTLKTDTSTFGLMTFAVIAIIAALSFFPALALGPIAEYFSLR
- the kdpB gene encoding potassium-transporting ATPase subunit KdpB, whose amino-acid sequence is MAQNKSLFQKELVQEALKQSFVKLNPKLMFKNPVMFLVWLGTLVMFFVSVWTLTGEKSQGSFAYNFTVFIILLLTVLFGNFAEAIAEARGKAQADSLRKTREETPAKLQNGETISSSKLQKGDVFVCEAGDIIPSDGEIIEGLATIDESAITGESAPVIRESGGDKSSVTGGTKVLSDKIVVQVTTQPGESFLDKMIALVEGASRQKTPNEIALTILLAGFTLVFIIVCVTLKPFADYSNVTITIASFISLFVCLIPTTIGGLLSAIGIAGMDRALRANVITKSGRAVETAGDIDVLLLDKTGTITIGNRKATSFYPANQVDEKQLIKAAVLSSMADETPEGKSIIELAGINPLSYEISNPQFIKFTAETRSSGIDYDGNRIRKGATDAIRKISEAAGNIFPQEIDLKVKEISQNGGTPLVVSENENVLGLIELQDIIKPGISERFERLRKMGIKTVMVTGDNPLTAKFIAEKAGVDDFIAEAKPEDKMNYIKKEQQEGRLVAMMGDGTNDAPALAQADVGVAMNSGTQAAKEAGNMVDLDNDPTKLIEVVEIGKQLLMTRGTLTTFSIANDVAKYFAIIPALFITAIPALQGLNIMNLHSPESAILSAVIFNAIIIPILIPLALKGVAYKPIGASALLRRNLFIFGLGGVIIPFIGIKIIDIIVSLFF